In a genomic window of Meiothermus sp. CFH 77666:
- a CDS encoding recombinase family protein: MKYGYARVSTTDQNLDSQIIKLRKAGAKDIFSESVSSRRWERPQWLAVLEKLKKGDTLIVWRLDRAVASVEQLERLVKHLEERGALLHSLTENLDTSTAMGRAMVQMIGVINQLRLDVMRENTQAGLAGARARGVILGRRPILTPALEAEALEMINVYGRSQTHVARIMRVSKSTISRIVTRDRLARLGSEQNKSVPATQ; the protein is encoded by the coding sequence ATGAAATACGGATATGCCAGAGTCTCCACCACCGACCAGAACCTAGATAGCCAGATCATCAAGCTGCGAAAAGCGGGGGCAAAGGACATCTTTAGCGAGAGCGTGTCCAGCCGACGCTGGGAGCGCCCTCAGTGGCTGGCAGTTTTGGAGAAGCTAAAAAAGGGAGATACCTTGATTGTTTGGCGCTTGGATCGAGCGGTGGCCAGCGTGGAGCAGCTTGAGCGCCTGGTCAAACACCTGGAGGAACGTGGCGCTCTGCTTCACAGCCTGACCGAGAACCTGGATACCAGTACCGCCATGGGCCGGGCCATGGTGCAGATGATCGGCGTTATTAACCAGCTCAGGCTAGACGTGATGCGTGAGAATACCCAGGCCGGCCTGGCCGGGGCCCGGGCCCGAGGGGTCATTCTGGGAAGGCGGCCCATCTTGACCCCGGCCCTCGAGGCCGAGGCCCTCGAGATGATCAACGTCTATGGCCGTAGCCAAACCCACGTGGCCCGTATTATGCGGGTCAGCAAGTCCACCATCTCGCGCATTGTGACCCGCGACCGCCTGGCCCGGTTAGGTTCAGAACAGAATAAAAGTGTGCCGGCAACCCAATGA